Genomic segment of Aureibacillus halotolerans:
AAGATCCACATAGAGGCGTAAACCCTGATGAAGTAGTAGCGGTTGGCGCAGCGATTCAAGGGGGCGTTCTTGCCGGAGATGTAAAAGACGTTGTCCTTCTTGATGTCACGCCACTTTCTTTAGGTATTGAAACGATGGGTTCTGTGTTTACGAAGCTCATTGAACGTAACACAACGATTCCAACAAGCAAATCCCAAGTCTTTTCGACTGCGGCTGACAATCAAACGTCAGTGGACATTCATGTGCTTCAGGGTGAACGTGAAATGGCAGCAGACAATAAAACGCTTGGTCGTTTTCAACTGTCGGATATTCCACCAGCACCAAGAGGCATTCCTCAAATTGAAGTGTCGTTTGATATTGATGCGAACGGTATTGTGAATGTGCGTGCGGTAGACAAAGGCACAAACAAAGAACAATCGATTACGATTAAATCATCTTCAGGTTTAGATGAGGATGAGATCGATCGCATGGTTCGTGAAGCTGAGGAAAATTCAGAAGCGGATAAAGCGAAACGTGAAGCTGTAGAACTTCGTAATGAGGCGGATCAGTTGATTTTCCAAACGGAAAAAACGCTGAAGGACCTTGACGGCAAGGTTGATGAAAGCGAAATTGCGAAAGCAAACGAAGCCAAAGACGCTTTAAAAGAAGCGCTCGAGGGTGACGATGCAGAAGCACTCAAAACGAAAAAAGACGAGCTTTCAGAAATCGTCCAACAGTTATCTGTAAAGCTTTATGAGCAAGCTGCACAGGAAGCACAAGCACAACAGGATGCTCAAGGCGAAGGTGCCCAAGGGGACGATAATGTTGTTGATGCAGACTATGAAGAAGTAAAAGATGACGACAAAGACAAAGACAACAAATAATTTATACGGTATGCATGCTAAAGCCAAGGTTGCTAGACAGCTTTGGCTTTGGCTTTTTCTATGCGTTAGACGTTGCGAGGAAGAAGCCAGAGATGGTAACATGGTAGCTAGTGAAGTAGGGAGTGGTGCACATGAGTAAGAGAGATTATTACGACGTTCTTGAGGTTGGGAAGGGCGCTTCAAAAGATGAGATAAAAAAATCCTATCGAAAGCTTGCGCGTCAATATCATCCAGATGTAAACAAGGAAGAAGGCGCTGCAGATAAATTTAAAGAAGTGTCAGAGGCTTATGAAGTGTTGTCAGATCAACAAAAACGTGCACAATATGACCAATTTGGTCATGCTGATCCGAATCAACAAGGCTTCGGTGGCGGCGGTGCTGGTGATTTTGGTGGTTTTGGGGACATCTTTGACATGTTTTTTGGTGGCGGGCGACGCCGCGATCCAAACGCACCACAGCAAGGGGCAGATTTACAATACACGATGTCTCTTGAGTTTGAAGAGGCGATCTTTGGGAAGGAAGCTGACATTACGCTTCCAAAAGAAGAAGAATGTCAAACGTGTTATGGCTCAGGTGCAAAGCCGGGGACGAACCCAGAAACATGCTCTCACTGTAATGGAAGCGGACAGCTAAATGAAGCGCAAAACACGCCGTTCGGTCGTGTTGTAAATCGCCGTGTATGTCATTATTGTGAAGGCAAAGGCAAAATTATTAAAGAGAAATGTGGCACTTGCCATGGAGCTGGGCGTGTCAAAAAGAACAAAGTCATTCATGTTAATGTGCCCGCAGGTGTAGATGAGGGACAGCAAATGCGAGTGGCAGGTCAAGGGGAGCCTGGAGCAAACGGTGGCCCTCCTGGCGACTTGTATATTGTGTTTTATGTCGAGCCTCATGAATTTTTCCAACGCGACGGCGATAATATATTCTGTGAGGTGCCATTAACTTTTGCACAAGCAGCGCTTGGCGATGAAATTGAGGTGCCTACACCCCATGGTCGGGTGAAGCTGAAAATTCCAGCCGGAACGCAAACGGGAACAAAATTCCGACTGCGTGGCAAAGGGGCTCCTAATGTTCGAGGCAGAGGGCAAGGCGATCAGAATATTTCTGTTCGTGTGGTTGTGCCGACAAAGCTCTCGGCAGACCAGAAGCAATTGATTCGTGAATTTGCTGATGGCGAAGGAGAGCATATTGATGAGCAAGAAAACAGTTTCTTCTCTAAGATGAAACGTGCGTTTAAAGGTGATTAATGTGAAGCAAGCGGACCTCCGCTTGCTTTTTTCAAGGTTCCACACGAGATAAAACAGCACCTACAAAGGAGGATTTGATGAACTGGATTGAGCTACAAGTTAGGCTTCATCGTGAAGCTGTAGAGGCGTTGCATTATGAACTTGACCAAATGAATGCGAGCGGTATTGTTACGGAAGACCCGAAGGATGCTTATGAAACAGAGGGGCGGCCTTTTGGCGTTTTACCTGCCGACATAGATCCAGATGTGGACGAGGATGAAGTGCTCGTAAAGGCTTATTTTTCAGAACAGCATTCGCGTGCAACAATAGAACAGCAGGTGCGCACCTTTATAGACACATTACCGTCGTTCGGCCTCCGCATTGGTAAAGTGAAGGTGGCTTCGGATTTACGACCAGAAGAGGACTGGGCGCATGCATGGAAAACGCATTACCATCCGATTCGTTTAACAGAGAGAGTGATCGTTGAGCCACCGTGGGAGCCTTCAGATGAGAAGGTCGATATCCGAATTACGATGGATCCTGGAATGGCGTTTGGAACTGGCGACCATGCGACAACGGCATTATGTGTGCAAGCGTTGGACAAGTATCTCATTCCGGGGCAAAAGGTGATTGATGTAGGGACTGGATCAGGTATTTTAGCCATTGCTGCAGCAAAACTTGGAGCCTCTTCGGTCAAAGCGTTTGACATTGATGCAATGGCAGCTGACATCGCCAAGCAAAATGTAGAAGTGAATGGTGTCGCTTCGGTGGTTGACGTGGGAACGAATCATCTTTTGCAAGGTATTGAAGAGGGTGCGGATGTCATCGTTGCCAATATCCTTGCTGAAATTGTCATAGAAATGGCAAGCGATGCCGTGCGTTTATTATCCCCTGGCGGAGCACTCATTGTCTCCGGCATCATTGAGGAGAAAAAAGAGCTCGTTGCGCAAGCATTAAAGCGGGAAGGCATACATGATATCCAGGAAGAGCAGCAAGAAGGTTGGGTTGCATTGATTGCCAAGAAGGAGTTTGTTTAAGAATGCAGCGTTACTTTATAGACAAACCTGCTGCTGAGGAAGGGCATTGCTTTTCCTTTTCAAAAGAAGACAGCCATCACATCGCCACCGTCATGCGAATGAATGCGGGTGACCGAATTGAAGTATGCTTTTCCGATCAAGCCTTGTGGGAATCAGAGATTGCCACGGTTGATGGACCATACGTAACCGCAACTCAAATCGAACAGATCACTGCTGGCGCTGAACTTCCTGTCCATATTACGATCGCCCAAGGGTTGTTAAAGGGTGATAAAACCGATTGGATGATTCAAAAATCAACTGAGCTCGGTGCATCCGCTTTTTTGTTTTTTAAAGCGCATCATGCAGTTGTAAAATGGGATGAAAAGAAGGCGCAAAAGAAACGTGAGCGCCAGCAAACGATCGTTAAGGAAGCTGCCGAACAAAGCAAACGAACAAAAATTCCGCATGTACATCCTATGATGGACTTTTCTGCATTTTTGACGGAAAGCCAGGAGTATGATAAAAAGTGGGTAGCCTATGAACGTGAAGCTGATTCACCAGGGTCTGGTACCTTTTACAAACAATGTGAGGTCTTGCGTCCAGACGACCGACTTTTAGTCGTATTTGGTCCGGAAGGCGGCTTTGCAGACAGCGAAATTGAGCAACTTCTGCAGGCAGGCTTTGAAACATGTCGCTTAGGTCCGCGCATTTTAAGAGCGGAAACAGCGCCGATGTATTTGCTTTCGGCGGTGTCGTTTCATTTTGAATCATAATTTTTTCTAGGAGTGAATGTCATGCCATCCGTTGCTTTCCATACATTAGGATGCAAAGTTAACCATTATGAGACTGAAGCCATCTGGCAAATTTTTAAGACGGCGACGTACGAACGAACGGCGTATGAGTCAAAAGCCGATGTGTATGTTATTAATACATGCACGGTTACAAACACAGGTGACAAGAAAAGCCGTCAGGCCATTCGTCGAGCCATCCGGAAAAACCCTGAAGCCGTCATTTGCGTGACAGGTTGCTATGCACAAACATCGCCGGCAGAAGTGATGTCAATCCCTGGCGTAGATATTGTTGTGGGCACACAGGATCGTTCGAAAATGATTGACTATATCGAACGGTACCGTAAAGAGCGCCAGCCAATTAATGGTGTTGGCAATATAATGAAGGCGAATGTTTATGAGGAATTGGATGTTCCTGCGTTTACCGATCGTACACGGGCATCTCTGAAAATACAAGAAGGCTGCAACAATTTTTGCACCTTTTGCATCATTCCGTGGGCACGTGGTTTACTTCGTTCACGAGATCCAGAGCAGGTCATTGCACAAGCAACGCAGCTTGTTGACGCAGGGTATAAAGAAATTGTGTTAACGGGTATCCATACGGGCGGCTATGGGGAGGACATGAAGGAATACAACTTTGCAAAGCTGCTGAAATCCTTAGAAGCTGATGTCCCAGGGCTGAAGCGCATTCGAATTTCTTCAATCGAAGCGAGCCAAATTACAGATGAGGTTATCGCGGTGTTACAAGCTTCGGAAAAAGTCGTTCCTCATCTTCATATTCCAATTCAATCCGCATCAGACACAGTTCTTCAGCGGATGAGAAGAAAGTATACAATGGCTCAATTTGCTGAAAAGCTTAGTAAGTTGAGAAAAGCCCTTCCTGGTCTTGCCGTCACCTCTGATGTTATCGTCGGTTTTCCTGGCGAAACAGAAGAAGAATTCATGGAGACGTTTCAATTTATCGCCCAACATAAATTTTCAGAGCTCCATGTGTTTCCTTATTCACAGCGGACAGGCACACCGGCCGCAAGAATGGACGACCAAGTCGGGGATGAGATAAAGCAGGAGCGTGTACACAAACTGATTGCCCTGTCAGATCAGCTTGCTAAAGAATATGCGTCTACCTTTGAGGGTGAAGTCGTCGAGGTTATTCCAGAAGAGCGCCTCAAAGATCAGCCAGATAGTGATCTGTTTGTTGGGTATACACCAAACTATCTAAAAGTCGTTTTTAAAGGGCATGAGGAACTCATTGGGAAACTGGTGAAGGTTAAAATCCTCTCTGCGGGCTATCCTCACAATGAAGGAGTCTATGTTCGGACGCTCGAAGACGATGACCGTCAAAGTTTATCCTCATAAAACGATAATGATTGGAGTGACAATAATGGAAAATCTTATGATGGCTCAAAAAATTGATCATACACTTTTAAAAGCAGACGCAACAAAAGCGGATATTGTCGCATTGGCTGACGAAGCAGCAGCGAACCATTTTTATTCAGTTTGCATTCAGCCAAGTTGGGTCAAGCTAGCTGCGGAGCATTTGCGCGGCACCGACGTACACATTTGTACAGTTGTTGGTTTCCCGCTAGGTGCAAATACAAGCGAAACAAAAGCATTTGAAACAACACAGGCGATAAGTCAAGGAGCCACTGAGATTGATATGGTGCTTCCGATTGGTGCATTGCTAGACGGCGATACAGAAACGGTCCAACACGATATTGAGGCAGTTGTAAAAGCGGCTGGGGATATTCCTGTGAAAGTCATTCTAGAAACCTGTTTGCTTACAGACGAGCAGATAACGACGGCTTGTAAGTTGGCAATTGCTGCAAAAGCGGCATTTGTAAAAACGTCTACAGGCTTTTCGACAGGTGGTGCAACACTCGATGATGTTGCCCTGATGTCATCTGTCGTAAAAGGGCATTGTCAGGTCAAAGCGTCGGGCGGCATTAGAGACCGACAAACGGCCGAAGCGATGATTGAAGCAGGTGCAGATCGTATTGGCGCAAGTGCTTCTGTGACAATTGTCAATATGGGCTAAAGGGCTTTTTCAATCCGCTTCGCTAGTGGAAGCAGCAAGGGCAAGCACACAACA
This window contains:
- the dnaJ gene encoding molecular chaperone DnaJ encodes the protein MSKRDYYDVLEVGKGASKDEIKKSYRKLARQYHPDVNKEEGAADKFKEVSEAYEVLSDQQKRAQYDQFGHADPNQQGFGGGGAGDFGGFGDIFDMFFGGGRRRDPNAPQQGADLQYTMSLEFEEAIFGKEADITLPKEEECQTCYGSGAKPGTNPETCSHCNGSGQLNEAQNTPFGRVVNRRVCHYCEGKGKIIKEKCGTCHGAGRVKKNKVIHVNVPAGVDEGQQMRVAGQGEPGANGGPPGDLYIVFYVEPHEFFQRDGDNIFCEVPLTFAQAALGDEIEVPTPHGRVKLKIPAGTQTGTKFRLRGKGAPNVRGRGQGDQNISVRVVVPTKLSADQKQLIREFADGEGEHIDEQENSFFSKMKRAFKGD
- the prmA gene encoding 50S ribosomal protein L11 methyltransferase, which gives rise to MNWIELQVRLHREAVEALHYELDQMNASGIVTEDPKDAYETEGRPFGVLPADIDPDVDEDEVLVKAYFSEQHSRATIEQQVRTFIDTLPSFGLRIGKVKVASDLRPEEDWAHAWKTHYHPIRLTERVIVEPPWEPSDEKVDIRITMDPGMAFGTGDHATTALCVQALDKYLIPGQKVIDVGTGSGILAIAAAKLGASSVKAFDIDAMAADIAKQNVEVNGVASVVDVGTNHLLQGIEEGADVIVANILAEIVIEMASDAVRLLSPGGALIVSGIIEEKKELVAQALKREGIHDIQEEQQEGWVALIAKKEFV
- a CDS encoding 16S rRNA (uracil(1498)-N(3))-methyltransferase encodes the protein MQRYFIDKPAAEEGHCFSFSKEDSHHIATVMRMNAGDRIEVCFSDQALWESEIATVDGPYVTATQIEQITAGAELPVHITIAQGLLKGDKTDWMIQKSTELGASAFLFFKAHHAVVKWDEKKAQKKRERQQTIVKEAAEQSKRTKIPHVHPMMDFSAFLTESQEYDKKWVAYEREADSPGSGTFYKQCEVLRPDDRLLVVFGPEGGFADSEIEQLLQAGFETCRLGPRILRAETAPMYLLSAVSFHFES
- the mtaB gene encoding tRNA (N(6)-L-threonylcarbamoyladenosine(37)-C(2))-methylthiotransferase MtaB, with translation MPSVAFHTLGCKVNHYETEAIWQIFKTATYERTAYESKADVYVINTCTVTNTGDKKSRQAIRRAIRKNPEAVICVTGCYAQTSPAEVMSIPGVDIVVGTQDRSKMIDYIERYRKERQPINGVGNIMKANVYEELDVPAFTDRTRASLKIQEGCNNFCTFCIIPWARGLLRSRDPEQVIAQATQLVDAGYKEIVLTGIHTGGYGEDMKEYNFAKLLKSLEADVPGLKRIRISSIEASQITDEVIAVLQASEKVVPHLHIPIQSASDTVLQRMRRKYTMAQFAEKLSKLRKALPGLAVTSDVIVGFPGETEEEFMETFQFIAQHKFSELHVFPYSQRTGTPAARMDDQVGDEIKQERVHKLIALSDQLAKEYASTFEGEVVEVIPEERLKDQPDSDLFVGYTPNYLKVVFKGHEELIGKLVKVKILSAGYPHNEGVYVRTLEDDDRQSLSS
- the deoC gene encoding deoxyribose-phosphate aldolase, yielding MENLMMAQKIDHTLLKADATKADIVALADEAAANHFYSVCIQPSWVKLAAEHLRGTDVHICTVVGFPLGANTSETKAFETTQAISQGATEIDMVLPIGALLDGDTETVQHDIEAVVKAAGDIPVKVILETCLLTDEQITTACKLAIAAKAAFVKTSTGFSTGGATLDDVALMSSVVKGHCQVKASGGIRDRQTAEAMIEAGADRIGASASVTIVNMG